A single window of Poecilia reticulata strain Guanapo linkage group LG10, Guppy_female_1.0+MT, whole genome shotgun sequence DNA harbors:
- the cd40lg gene encoding CD40 ligand, which yields MINTYQTSMALPQVPPPVPPRLGRPEPILIPTQLPSPGYSKPLLRFLVCVVTLHLFLSVGGFLYLYYNERQIAHATYSSPQGRVGFPPVEKQETTYKAFARMLIGKPNAIIEKKSGYLEWRMDLSVRKNINYYGNSWLTVLEPGDYLIYSRVTFSKHSVAPLTGCIKLRNMETGEEKEVTKAHCSLSDKDGLNPQLCTVTLQDVITLSRGNQLSVWVENLSLVDYGKQSTSFGMYKL from the exons ATGATCAACACCTACCAGACCAGCATGGCGCTGCCGCAGGTGCCTCCGCCGGTGCCGCCGCGGCTCGGCAGGCCCGAGCCCATCCTCATCCCGACCCAGCTCCCATCGCCAGGCTACAGCAAGCCACTTCTGCGATTTCTGGTCTGCGTGGTGACGCTGCACTTGTTTCTGTCTGTCGGAGGTTTTCTATACCTGTACTACAATGAAAGACAAATTGCACAT GCAACATACTCCTCACCACAAGGAAGAG ttGGTTTTCCCCCCgtagaaaaacaagaaacaaccTACAAAGCCTTTGCACGCATGTTAATTGGAAAACCAAATGCTATAAttgagaaaaaat CTGGTTACCTTGAGTGGAGAATGGACCTCTCAGTTCGCAAGAACATCAACTACTACGGCAATAGCTGGCTGACGGTCCTGGAGCCCGGTGACTACCTCATCTACTCCAGGGTGACCTTCTCCAAGCACAGCGTCGCCCCGCTGACCGGCTGCATCAAGCTGAGGAACATGGAGACgggagaggagaaggaggtGACCAAGGCCCACTGCAGCCTGAGCGACAAGGACGGCCTGAACCCTCAGCTGTGCACAGTTACGCTGCAGGACGTGATCACGCTGAGCAGGGGGAACCAGCTCTCCGTCTGGGTGGAAAACCTCTCGCTTGTGGACTACGGAAAGCAATCGACGAGTTTTGGGATGTATAAGCTGTAG